A single window of Populus nigra chromosome 17, ddPopNigr1.1, whole genome shotgun sequence DNA harbors:
- the LOC133676432 gene encoding disease resistance RPP13-like protein 4, which translates to MAVETVLIEYLGDQVFSALMNQAQFAIDFKNQFQALKTQLDLVKAFLADTNNLKMKKETLKTSLIKLRDLVYEADDILTDCVLRYDYQKDGSCSKYTPDEFFFRCRMGRQLMDLNSRMGKMGSDLSAYLTPQHLLSLGDHTYRPKVFTSQDFEPSEVIGLEEDIEMLKRWIFSASGVLQRIGIVGMGGLGKTTIAQKFFEDRAVAGCFDKKIWVSVSQDFSDERIIKSILVQLGENPSPVSDLGQMLHVINQSLQGQSCLIVMDDVWSFNQELWGKLCSAIQKTEKRSCVMITTRNEDVATHMGVESSRIHHPKVLDEKDSWSLFCNFAFQETKGKCSNSQFEKVGKEIVGKCGGLPLAIKTIAAFLATEVHNLGKWKDILDHFHELTTRKQNSSVKTSLQLSYDALPTHLKQFLLCFSIYPEDSVIQAEQLVHWWVGEGFIQRTEHSKTAEDLGYEYLTDLVRRCLVEVVERRGYDGRVYSCKMHDLVRDLTTMFAEDEMLCSFEAGKQKLSPDSRWLGLTSEMSTVTLKHCSKLRALLLMASSQGQFPFSKNQMVSLDSLRVLDLSRIRLDSTSMEKLLSWIFSLQRLAYLNLSGAVGLKEMPSSIRKLRNLHLLILAECSDLTKLHPSISYLKNLIVLDCGSCGLQYLPQGIGNLSQLQELSGFRVVRQATPQSCHLLELKQLVQLRVLRMNLSDESEITESEGELLSKLVKLRVLAINTEDCKDRTILEMLDRLHPPPYLKELYLRRYRHKSLPKWINPTKLSVLQYLCLEKGDLKSINPSAHSEEEISAFSWNCLEGLCLKFLPFLDEDWTDLQKTMQSIRYVEVSNCFNLKNFPCPVDKPGIWRKVED; encoded by the coding sequence ATGGCGGTGGAAACTGTTCTTATTGAATACCTGGGAGATCAAGTGTTTAGCGCTCTCATGAATCAAGCTCAATTTGCaattgacttcaaaaatcaatttcaagctTTGAAGACACAACTCGACCTCGTCAAAGCCTTTCTTGCTGACACAAATAACCTCAAAATGAAGAAGGAAACTCTCAAGACGAGCTTGATCAAGCTGAGAGATCTGGTTTACGAAGCAGATGACATATTGACAGATTGCGTTCTTAGATATGATTATCAGAAAGATGGATCCTGCTCCAAATACACAcctgatgaatttttcttcagGTGTCGAATGGGGAGGCAATTGATGGACTTGAACTCACGCATGGGCAAGATGGGGAGTGACTTGAGCGCATATTTAACTCCACAACATCTTCTATCATTGGGAGACCACACTTACCGACCTAAGGTATTTACCTCTCAGGATTTTGAGCCATCTGAGGTTATTGGACTGGAAGAAGATATAGAAATGCTAAAACGATGGATTTTTAGTGCAAGTGGAGTACTCCAAAGAATTGGCATTGTGGGAATGGGGGGCTTAGGTAAAACCACCATTGCACAAAAGTTTTTTGAAGATAGGGCGGTCGCTGGCtgctttgataaaaaaatctggGTGTCCGTTTCTCAGGATTTCAGTGATGAAAGGATAATCAAGAGCATATTGGTGCAGTTAGGAGAGAATCCCTCCCCGGTGTCTGATCTAGGCCAAATGTTGCATGTTATCAACCAATCACTTCAAGGTCAGAGTTGCCTCATTGTCATGGATGATGTTTGGAGCTTCAATCAAGAATTGTGGGGTAAGCTATGTTCTGCTattcaaaaaacagaaaagagaaGTTGTGTCATGATCACAACAAGAAATGAAGATGTGGCAACCCATATGGGAGTTGAAAGTTCACGAATTCACCACCCAAAAGTTCTTGATGAGAAGGACAGCTGGTCATTGTTCTGCAACTTTGCCTTCCAGGAGACCAAGGGAAAATGTTCTAATAGCCAATTTGAAAAAGTAGGCAAAGAAATTGTGGGGAAATGTGGGGGGCTCCCTCTTGCAATTAAGACAATAGCAGCCTTTCTTGCAACAGAAGTTCACAACCTTGGCAAGTGGAAAGACATTCTTGATCACTTCCATGAATTGACTACCAGGAAGCAAAATAGCTCAGTTAAGACTTCTCTGCAATTGAGCTACGATGCACTCCCTACACATCTGAAGCAATTTCTTCTATGCTTCTCAATTTATCCTGAAGATTCCGTGATTCAAGCTGAGCAATTAGTGCATTGGTGGGTTGGAGAGGGCTTCATCCAGAGAACAGAGCACTCAAAAACCGCAGAGGACTTGGGATATGAATATTTGACAGATCTAGTCAGAAGATGCCTTGTAGAAGTTGTGGAGAGGCGTGGCTATGATGGAAGAGTCTACAGCTGTAAGATGCATGATTTGGTTCGTGATTTAACAACAATGTTTGCTGAAGATGAGATGTTGTGTAGCTTTGAAGCAGGCAAGCAGAAATTGTCACCTGATTCACGATGGCTGGGCCTGACGAGTGAAATGAGCACAGTAACATTAAAGCATTGTTCAAAGCTCAGGGCATTGCTATTAATGGCCAGCAGTCAAGGTCAATTTCCTTTCAGTAAGAACCAAATGGTGTCACTTGACTCTCTCAGGGTATTGGATCTCTCTCGAATTAGGTTAGATAGCACTTCCATGGAGAAGCTCTTGAGCTGGATTTTTTCGCTCCAACGCCTAGCATATCTAAATCTCAGTGGAGCTGTAGGTCTTAAAGAAATGCCATCTTCAATCCGAAAACTTCGTAATCTCCATCTTTTGATATTAGCCGAATGCAGTGATTTAACTAAACTGCATCCATCAATCTCTTATTTGAAGAATCTCATAGTCCTGGACTGTGGATCTTGTGGTCTCCAATACCTACCCCAAGGAATTGGAAACCTCTCTCAACTTCAAGAACTATCAGGTTTCAGGGTGGTACGTCAAGCCACACCACAAAGTTGTCATCTCCTAGAGCTAAAACAACTGGTCCAACTAAGAGTACTTCGAATGAACCTCAGCGATGAGAGCGAAATCACTGAAAGTGAAGGGGAGCTCTTATCAAAGCTTGTGAAACTTAGGGTTCTAGCCATCAACACTGAAGATTGTAAAGATAGAACTATCCTAGAGATGCTAGATCGTCTACACCCTCCTCCATACCTCAAGGAATTGTATCTTAGGCGCTACCGTCACAAAAGTTTGCCTAAATGGATTAATCCAACGAAGCTTTCTGTTCTGCAATATCTCTGCCTTGAGAAAGGAGATCTCAAAAGCATCAATCCAAGTGCTCATTCCGAGGAAGAGATCAGTGCCTTCTCTTGGAACTGCCTTGAGGGTTTGTGTTTGAAGTTCTTGCCATTCTTGGATGAAGACTGGACTGACTTACAGAAGACCATGCAGTCAATACGTTATGTTGAGGTTAGCAATtgtttcaatttgaaaaatttcCCATGTCCGGTTGACAAGCCAGGGATCTGGAGGAAGGTTGAAGATTAA